In Streptomyces sp. NBC_00433, a single genomic region encodes these proteins:
- a CDS encoding DUF3566 domain-containing protein has protein sequence MSGATGAAGGAGRSGGARGSANLNGPDEGGYAVTGTRQPAQPHQPPQAYAPPPPPGAPPTPPTAAPTPTPTGHGGRGQGKQGGTSGGHGSPSAAGVRRPRPAARTAPRTRKARLRIAKADPWSVMKVSFLLSIALGICTIVAVAVLWMVLDTIGVFSTVGSTISEATTSDQGGKGGFDLVSFLSLNRVMLFTTVIAVIDVVLATALATLGAFIYNLSAGFVGGVELTLAEDE, from the coding sequence GTGAGTGGAGCCACGGGCGCCGCGGGTGGGGCCGGGAGGTCCGGGGGTGCCCGTGGCTCCGCCAACCTCAACGGCCCGGACGAGGGGGGATACGCCGTGACGGGCACCCGTCAGCCGGCCCAGCCGCACCAGCCGCCGCAGGCGTACGCGCCACCGCCGCCGCCCGGTGCGCCGCCGACGCCGCCGACAGCCGCACCTACGCCCACGCCCACCGGGCACGGCGGGCGCGGCCAGGGCAAGCAGGGCGGCACGTCAGGCGGGCACGGCTCGCCGTCCGCGGCCGGGGTGCGCCGGCCGCGCCCTGCCGCCAGGACGGCGCCGCGCACCCGCAAGGCGCGGCTGCGGATCGCCAAGGCCGATCCGTGGTCGGTGATGAAGGTCAGCTTCCTGCTGTCCATCGCGCTGGGCATCTGCACGATCGTGGCGGTGGCCGTGCTGTGGATGGTGCTGGACACCATCGGCGTCTTCAGCACCGTCGGCTCCACGATCAGCGAGGCCACCACCTCGGATCAGGGCGGCAAGGGCGGCTTCGACCTGGTGTCGTTCCTGTCGCTGAACCGCGTGATGCTCTTCACCACGGTGATCGCGGTCATCGACGTGGTGCTGGCCACCGCGCTGGCCACGCTGGGCGCCTTCATCTACAACCTGTCGGCCGGCTTCGTGGGCGGCGTCGAGCTGACGCTGGCCGAGGACGAGTAG
- a CDS encoding DNA-binding protein, giving the protein MDGSGQGGAGRAVEARELQRGWYGEPLGELFQRLIGDLGLNQSRLAAVLGLSAPMLSQLKSGQRAKIGNPAVVQRLQALQELAWQVAEGRTGALEAAARMDEIRESAGSSVLGTTSHSVAAEAAAPRQIVRGIQEVLRAVASAEEIEQAAHSLAHTHPGLAEFLRVYGAGRTSEAVAHYEAHRD; this is encoded by the coding sequence ATGGACGGCTCGGGGCAGGGTGGGGCGGGCCGGGCTGTGGAGGCCAGGGAGCTGCAGCGGGGGTGGTACGGGGAGCCGTTGGGGGAGTTGTTCCAGCGGCTGATCGGGGATCTGGGGCTCAACCAGTCGCGGCTGGCCGCGGTGCTCGGGTTGTCGGCGCCGATGCTGTCGCAGCTCAAGAGCGGGCAGCGGGCCAAGATCGGGAATCCGGCGGTGGTGCAGCGCCTCCAAGCGCTGCAGGAGCTGGCCTGGCAGGTGGCGGAGGGGCGGACCGGGGCGCTGGAGGCGGCGGCCAGGATGGACGAGATCCGCGAGTCCGCGGGCTCCTCCGTGCTCGGCACGACGTCGCATTCGGTGGCCGCGGAGGCTGCCGCGCCCCGGCAGATCGTGCGCGGCATCCAGGAAGTGCTGCGGGCGGTGGCGTCCGCCGAGGAGATCGAACAGGCCGCCCACTCCCTCGCGCACACCCATCCCGGCCTGGCAGAGTTCCTCCGTGTGTACGGCGCCGGGCGGACCAGTGAGGCCGTCGCCCATTACGAGGCGCACAGGGACTGA
- a CDS encoding VWA domain-containing protein, whose protein sequence is MRRRPPPRRRVLLRPAAGLLLAGVTGLTGVGLLPATAASAAPPAAGSQDGSLIMVLDSSGSMAGADGSGHTRIESARTAVGSVVDGLPDGYPTGLRVYGAGKTHGCDDTSLAQPVTALDRAAMKRAVDAVQPKGDTPTALALTRAAADLPAHGRRTVLLISDGESNCGAPKPCEVAASLAGDGLDLRIDTVGFQVKGAARDELECIAKAGHGAYYDAPDAAALARQVVRASQLSADAYRMAGEPVTGGASPAKAAAIGPGQYTDTIGPGETRWYAATLDAASTADLSATAVPQPGVPVDYGDGIELKLAGSGAYGYTCDSDSTHFGQDEGAMTLTGAVSRVPSRDGKDGCDTAGRYLFSVHRTTAVASDRSRWPVELRFDNETPLPAGTVAAAARTDYGTPPTPLAGTPKDLVGGTGFNDATAVTKGVWRDRLLPGQTRYYKVHLGWGQQLTYAAEFANEPLLDGASSSASTFVATTAYAPGRLPVEDASDARGNRSYSGTPVSVGLGTVPVTWTNRWVSEGDATPVHSAGDYWIAVGLGPDAARLAKNTAVGVILRVDVTGTELAGPQYQAPALAADGKAQGDVNGQAGAHGQAGAHGDGKGASATAAGETASGGGLKGMDLVAAGTGGAVALAGIGAVALAHRTRSRTTRGGA, encoded by the coding sequence ATGAGACGACGACCACCGCCGAGGCGGCGGGTGCTGTTGCGGCCGGCCGCGGGGCTGCTGCTCGCGGGAGTCACGGGGCTCACGGGGGTGGGCCTGCTCCCCGCCACAGCGGCGTCGGCGGCGCCGCCCGCGGCGGGGAGCCAGGACGGCAGCCTGATCATGGTGCTGGACTCCTCCGGCTCCATGGCGGGCGCCGACGGCTCGGGGCACACCAGGATCGAGTCGGCCCGCACCGCCGTCGGCTCGGTCGTGGACGGGCTGCCCGACGGCTACCCGACCGGGCTGCGGGTCTACGGCGCAGGCAAGACCCACGGCTGCGACGACACCTCGCTGGCCCAGCCGGTCACCGCACTCGACCGGGCCGCCATGAAGCGGGCGGTGGACGCCGTGCAGCCCAAGGGCGACACCCCCACCGCGCTCGCCCTCACCAGGGCCGCGGCCGACCTGCCCGCGCACGGGCGGCGGACCGTCCTGCTCATCTCCGACGGCGAGTCCAACTGCGGCGCCCCCAAGCCCTGCGAGGTGGCGGCAAGCCTCGCGGGCGACGGCCTGGACCTGCGGATCGACACGGTCGGCTTCCAGGTCAAGGGCGCGGCACGCGACGAGCTGGAATGCATCGCCAAGGCCGGCCACGGCGCCTACTACGACGCCCCGGACGCCGCCGCCCTCGCCCGTCAGGTGGTCCGCGCCTCGCAGCTGAGCGCCGACGCCTACCGCATGGCGGGCGAGCCGGTGACCGGCGGGGCGAGCCCGGCGAAAGCCGCGGCAATAGGCCCCGGGCAGTACACCGACACCATCGGCCCCGGCGAGACCCGGTGGTATGCCGCGACCCTGGACGCCGCGAGCACCGCCGACCTGTCCGCGACGGCGGTCCCGCAGCCGGGTGTGCCGGTCGACTACGGCGACGGTATAGAGCTGAAGCTCGCGGGGAGCGGCGCGTACGGCTACACGTGCGACTCGGACTCCACGCACTTCGGCCAGGACGAGGGCGCGATGACGCTGACCGGAGCCGTGAGCCGGGTGCCGAGCCGGGACGGCAAGGACGGCTGCGACACGGCCGGGCGTTATCTCTTCTCGGTCCACCGCACCACCGCGGTGGCCTCGGACCGCAGCCGCTGGCCGGTCGAGCTGCGCTTCGACAACGAGACGCCGCTGCCCGCGGGCACGGTCGCCGCGGCCGCCAGGACCGACTACGGCACGCCGCCCACGCCGCTGGCAGGCACCCCGAAGGACCTGGTCGGCGGCACGGGCTTCAACGACGCCACAGCGGTCACCAAGGGCGTCTGGCGGGACCGGCTGCTGCCCGGCCAGACCCGTTACTACAAGGTGCACCTCGGCTGGGGCCAGCAGCTCACCTATGCGGCCGAATTCGCCAACGAGCCGCTGCTCGACGGCGCCTCGTCCAGCGCGTCGACCTTCGTGGCGACCACCGCCTACGCACCGGGCCGGCTGCCCGTCGAGGACGCCTCCGACGCGCGGGGCAACCGCTCCTACAGCGGAACGCCGGTGTCGGTCGGGCTCGGCACAGTGCCGGTCACCTGGACCAACCGCTGGGTGAGCGAGGGCGACGCCACCCCCGTCCACAGTGCGGGCGACTACTGGATCGCGGTCGGCCTCGGCCCGGACGCCGCACGGCTCGCGAAGAACACGGCGGTCGGGGTCATCCTGCGGGTCGACGTCACCGGTACGGAACTGGCAGGACCGCAGTATCAGGCCCCCGCGCTGGCTGCCGACGGCAAGGCACAGGGCGACGTAAATGGCCAAGCCGGCGCACATGGCCAAGCCGGCGCACATGGCGACGGCAAGGGCGCTTCCGCCACGGCGGCCGGGGAGACGGCTTCCGGCGGCGGCCTCAAAGGCATGGACCTGGTGGCAGCGGGTACGGGCGGCGCCGTCGCGCTCGCCGGAATAGGAGCGGTGGCCCTGGCCCACCGCACGCGGAGCCGTACGACAAGGGGTGGGGCATGA
- a CDS encoding serine/threonine protein kinase: MGEVFAGRYELVDPIGRGGAGAVWRAWDQRRRRYVAAKVLQQSDAHALLRFVREQAMRIDHPHVLAPASWAADDDKVLFTMDLVHGGSLSHLIGDYGPLPPHYVCVLIDQLLSGLHAVHSEGVIHRDIKPANILLEATGTGTPHVRLSDFGIAMRKGEPRLTDADFVVGTPGYFAPEQMMGAEPDVPADLYAVGLVSLYLLSGQRPDARAIAERFLAGGVPSAPIGVPEGLWQVIGALLQPDPRARFRTATGARKALAGAVELLPEPPPGEEPVEIFDQIGPLPEGFGPDGPLLAAPRTAGAAAVRPEAPPAVVRPQAPPAPPRKAPEAAYVSPTAGYPLAAPAHPPTRTDVPAPASPAVPRPPAPMPMPQAAAPQSALPDTAGTAPPARTRRPGPPPTVVIPVLVLAAICFAVGIYALASG; this comes from the coding sequence ATGGGTGAGGTCTTCGCAGGCCGTTACGAGCTGGTGGACCCGATCGGGCGCGGTGGAGCGGGCGCGGTCTGGCGGGCCTGGGACCAGCGGCGGCGCCGCTATGTGGCGGCGAAGGTGCTCCAGCAGAGCGACGCCCACGCGCTGCTGCGCTTCGTCCGCGAGCAGGCGATGCGCATCGACCACCCGCATGTGCTGGCGCCGGCGAGCTGGGCGGCCGACGACGACAAGGTCCTGTTCACCATGGATCTGGTGCACGGCGGCTCGCTGTCGCACCTGATCGGCGACTACGGGCCGCTGCCGCCGCACTATGTGTGCGTGCTGATCGACCAGTTGCTGTCCGGGCTGCACGCGGTGCACTCCGAGGGGGTCATCCACCGCGACATCAAGCCGGCGAACATCCTGCTGGAGGCGACCGGCACCGGCACCCCGCATGTGCGGCTGTCCGACTTCGGCATCGCCATGCGCAAGGGTGAGCCGCGGCTGACCGACGCCGACTTCGTGGTCGGCACACCGGGGTATTTCGCCCCTGAGCAGATGATGGGCGCGGAGCCTGACGTGCCCGCCGACCTCTACGCGGTCGGCCTGGTCTCCCTCTACCTGCTGAGCGGGCAGCGGCCGGACGCGCGCGCCATCGCGGAGCGCTTCCTCGCCGGCGGGGTGCCGTCGGCGCCGATCGGCGTGCCCGAGGGGCTGTGGCAGGTCATCGGTGCGCTGCTGCAACCGGATCCGCGGGCCAGGTTCCGTACCGCCACCGGGGCGCGCAAGGCCCTCGCGGGCGCCGTCGAGCTGCTTCCCGAACCGCCGCCGGGGGAGGAGCCGGTCGAGATCTTCGACCAGATCGGGCCGCTGCCCGAGGGCTTCGGCCCGGACGGGCCCCTTCTCGCGGCTCCGAGAACGGCCGGAGCCGCGGCCGTACGCCCCGAGGCACCGCCGGCCGTCGTACGCCCCCAGGCACCGCCCGCACCGCCGCGGAAGGCGCCGGAAGCCGCCTACGTGTCGCCGACAGCCGGCTATCCGCTGGCGGCCCCCGCGCACCCGCCGACCAGGACCGACGTACCGGCCCCCGCGTCCCCCGCGGTCCCCCGGCCGCCCGCGCCGATGCCGATGCCGCAGGCGGCTGCCCCGCAATCGGCCCTGCCGGACACCGCAGGGACGGCGCCGCCGGCCCGTACGCGCAGACCGGGACCACCGCCCACCGTGGTGATCCCGGTTCTCGTACTGGCCGCGATCTGCTTCGCGGTCGGCATCTACGCGCTGGCCTCAGGCTGA
- a CDS encoding DLW-39 family protein: protein MKKFLLVALAAVAGLFVYRQIQADRAEQDLWTEATDAVPAGSGANV from the coding sequence ATGAAGAAGTTTCTCCTGGTCGCACTGGCCGCCGTCGCCGGGCTGTTCGTGTACCGACAGATTCAGGCGGACCGCGCCGAGCAGGACCTGTGGACGGAAGCCACTGACGCTGTTCCGGCGGGTTCCGGCGCGAACGTGTGA